The stretch of DNA acttgacagtttttggaattgttttttaaacactaattTAGCAACcaccgcttcaaattaattcaatttaaaaaatttattttattttaggaaTTCTTTTAATTCCTTTCgactttctttcttaatttatgTACTCCGTTAACAGTCTGTCTTCAgtactctcttatttcttgtgTGTCCCTTGtaaatatcattcatgttatctctgtatacacaattcttttaagttttctttatcaaagatttcttattcatctttatccaatgtctgaaacaaaaatcatattttgttgcttcaagTTCTCCATCAGagtttgttgcttcaatttctccaagaaatgagtcatgaaatttggttgttagagttgTGCGAATGTGGTTTCGGTCTTGATCTCCTCAATGTCAATAGTACTGAATATTAATATTCGTGAGCttttatttctcgatttgagattaatattgatgtagctaaatatcactagaagtggggttgaatagggattttgctgttttaaaaatagttttcaagtgttttaaaaactatcctcttgctgaggatggcAAGTCCGATGATgggttttcaaaactttcaaattcaaaaCGAGTTAAAGAGTGAAGAAGCAATATATGATttgacacacactgtttttatactggttcacccaaagatggctacttccagtcctcacacccttgtgagatttcactaatgttcaaacagatcaacctctgaccgaggatgattacaacttgtgtattctcaagcttcaccaagcgtacaatcagttttcaaatattttccagtgtacctcacgtggaaattacagtgtgataagagagcgattgattctaaatactttctcaaaagattaacaaagataTAATGTAAGATtggtagaaagtatgaagatataatgtgttgcttcttgaaagctttaagatctatgatctttttaatgcaatgtgttgtgttGTTGATGAAAATCAGCTTGCTGCAATTTATAGAGGTCTTGTGATGTTCATTTCATAAGTCAAGCCTTTTATGACCGTTGAAAAATCCATTTGAGAAATGCCAaggtttttcttcatatttacgaAAATGTCATTCAACTCATTTGAAAATATGCATTCCATGTCCAAGTACGAGGTACTGTTTTCTTGGCACTTGGGGacatgtgttgtccttttctctttcctttctttaatgtttgaatattgtgtggagtcattttcattctctttcttcaatgccttcataaagcttcacatgtgaactttttctctttcctccatttaatgtcttgtaagaacatgtgatgtccttttcattcctttcttcaagGCTTTGTGAAGGCTTCACCTGAAgaccttctttcttctttccttgcCTTAAGACATGTGATCAAGTTATTTAagacttgtttgttgttgcctttttgaagattgactttataatcttatttaatcacataatggtacatatagCCTTTTTGCCTATGACATGATGAGTTGCTTTCATAAAGTCTTGGAAAGCTTTTCAAGATATTGACTATAGGCACATGCTAGTATCATCATTCCTCGTACCTttctcttgtattttttttacttttcttcaaaggcctttctttaaacatttttaatagtattttgcttttattgaatgaatcaaacaattcattctttaatactattctgcccttgttaaatgaattcaaataattcattcttttaatattattatgcctttgtttaatgaattcaaatatgCGAGGATGCAAAACTACAGTTTCATCAgctcgtgaggccatcctcggcaCTTTCCACACTcagaatttttcttctttttcttaatgaatgataacctgttcacttatataaatacacttaaaagcacagattagtcattaacacaatcataatcttttaattaattttgttatcattaaaaccaattgagagattttgtctcaacaaatatTTCTGGTGAAACTATGTATTTGTTCGTGTTGCGTCTAGCAACTTTCTGGAGCATATGTTTACACGAATTACTTGAATGGTAAATTTTGTTCAATctatcattgttattttattttatttataaaaaaagattactattttgttatgtatatatattttgtattgtttatgtttcttaattttgtctcaaaaaattgtaaatttgtatatgtatatttgtATGCTCTTGTATAACATTTGTCTTAACAACTCCAATTCtaaattcactcataaatagtcaacaaattatacatttgtatatttatatttctattctcttatacaagatttgtcaattttaaattctGTCATAGTTGTTGTCCGTtctaataattttgattctaagATTTCTAATGGTGGTGGCACAcagttatattaaataaaaaataataatttatttaaataaatataatttatttagacttcttagccatgaattcaattaaatttctagaatattgaagagaaaaataataataataataataatttatttaagaaaatataaaatttatgtaggaattaaagaaacaattcatTTCATCGATTCATTGAAAgtaatggtttttcaaacttcaaacactattttattaaatttaaaaactattatattatatattttatattctaaatttattattaaatatcacgcaaattcaaaagaattcaaatgattcatggaagattaatgaagactaaaatgtaaatttaaacataaaagatactattgtaattttttgtttgtaacagaaaaattatttttctttagtattttgtgagtaatactaaaatgaaagatattttgtcACTTATACAActgtcatgtatttcatataaataacatagcttgaataataaaaataaaaattaattattaagttacttactcatttttacatttactaatttacttattttatatatgtctatgtccattattttaaaaattcttatttcatctaatctaattatttaagtttttttaataattattgtttttatttgtttaaaattaaaagtaatgttttataatatgttttttggaaagaaaaaagattctttgtagaattcaaaaataagacaTCATCTCATTTGAGTAAGAAAttagtttttaagttaagttataattaatttttttttaattttttaattataaattatttttttaaagtcaatttatttttttaatatcaataaaatttatgagatttgatatatatatataaactaatataacaatttatttattaaaatcgtttTTTCCGTGGGACGTATAATTActagttaattataattaattataagttGAAACATCGcttataataattgaaattagAAATCCCTCCTCCACCCGacacttaaataaatttaactaccAACCATCAACCacctttttcttcttcaataaATTCTCAACTGCATCCATAAAAACAAAACAgtgatattaataattaatcaaaaGAGTAGATAACACGGACAATGCTCCTTTTCTTCTCAGAGTAACATTAAGCAATAAGTATATTGTTTCATTCATCAAGAgataataagaaagaaaagaaaaaaatgtcagCGTCAAAGGTAACACAGGAATCAAAACTAACGGTTGTATCAAGCAGACCTGTGAGTTACGGAAAAACCCACAAATTGTCGGCACTAGACCATGGTATGGGTTTTCACACACTACATTTCATATTCTATTACAAAAACAAGGATAAGTGGTTTGAGTCATTTGAATTGGATCCGTTGAGGGAATCATTGTCGGAGGTTTTGTCGGTATACCCGACAATAACGGGTCGGTTAGGTAATGGTGATGGTAATTGGGAAGTACGTTGTAATGATGCTGGTGTTCGTGTCATAAAGGCAAATGTTGATACAACACTTGATGAATGGCTTTCAACATCTTCTCATTTTGTATACGATGAGGCTGACCTTATTGCTTGGGATCATATGCCTCTTGATTACAACACATGGTCTCCTTTTCAAATTCAGGTACTTTATATCATTTGCTTTCAaatgttctttttcttttttttttgttactcaTTGTTTgacttttgaaattgaaattttcattCAACTTGAGATCttaaatttactaaatatttaaattgttgtttcaaattatttatagttaattaaaatattcttaataaaTTAACGGAAATAGCATTTTGACggattttaaacaatttataagaataattttatattttgtaaatttaaatttcactctgaaaataatagttttatgtatttaatttaaaattttgtaaatacaccgtttttttttactttacttttgtttatatttaaaaaaataaacaccaAAGtgatattttgagaaaaaaatatgatagtttttaaAGATATGTGAGAAATAAAATGTACTATTAATtgagtgatatatatataaaaaaaaaatgtttggtCAAATTAATGATTTTGATGATAACTTTAGATACATTTTAATCTGAATAAGAAATAATTTTGAGCAACATTAACAATTTTGTTGAACGAAATTATTTGTTATGAATAGATGAGTGTGTGTTGCAGATAAATAGGTTCAAAGAAGGTGGTGTTGCAATAGGACTAAGTTGTAGTCACATGCTTGCTGATTTAACATGCGCATCATCCTTCTTCAAATCATGGTCCCAAACATACCGCCACTTTCCCATTTCACACCCCCCTTTCTGCACTCCAATTACCACCTCTTCACCACTCCCAAACAATATTGCAAATTCATTCTCAAAACCACAAACATCAATTATCTCTTCAAAAAACATGGCTACATCAACATTCAAATTTTCCAATTCAATCATCAAACATTGTCTCTCTAAAATCCAAAACACTTGCCCCAATGCCACCCCATTTGACTTCCTCACAGCTCTGTTTTGGACACGTGTCATTCATTTGAAGCCATCAAAAAGTCAAAGTCAAAGTCACTCTTTATCAATATGTAGAGACTTTAGAAAACTTATTAAACCATCACTCCCTATAGGGTTTTTCGGCAACGCTTTACATTTTTCAGAACTGTCGCTAAAAGTTGAAGACATGGAAAATGATGAATTAGGAAACATAGCAAAACAAATACACAATCATTTGAAAGAGATTACAGAGGAAGAAATATTGTCTTCAATAGAATGGTTTGAATCACAAAAGGAATCAGAAGGAGGGAAATTTCTAACACCGAAATGCATGTATGGTTCTGAATTAACTTGTGTTTAcatggaagaagaaaaagagacaGAATCGTTGTTATATGATGCAATGTTTAGTGATAATGAAAAACCAGCTCATGTTTCTTGTAGAGTTGGGAATGTTGGTGGTGAAGGTTTGATTATGGTGATGCCTTCTATGGAAAGAGGGTTTGCAAGAACAGTGATAGCAATGTTGCCGGAAGAAGAACTTGAAAAACTAAGCAACGACCAAGAAATTTTGAAGCTTGAGCCAACAATTATCCTTGCTGGTTGTCGTCTACAGCATTGACTTTTCCTCTTCTAAATAAGTTTCACATTTGAACAAATAATTGTATTAAAAAGACTATCTCTTTCCATTTTCAATTTAttgtatcatttaattaataatatatatgtttatcacttttaatttattattttctcactttatatttatgataattgaaacgcattaatatttaataagagtaatttaataaaattgttaatttttttctttatatttatcatcttttcttaagtttttttctttacatTTGTGATTGATAGTATTTCTTTTACAGAGGAGAAATTAGTTATTGGCAGGGTGGATTAGTTGTTCCTAAATTCTGTTTGGAAGAATTAATCATAGGGCAAGTggttaaaaattgaaattgtgtcaaaatcaattatacTAAGTAATTGGTGTAAGT from Cicer arietinum cultivar CDC Frontier isolate Library 1 chromosome 3, Cicar.CDCFrontier_v2.0, whole genome shotgun sequence encodes:
- the LOC101499772 gene encoding protein ECERIFERUM 2-like, whose protein sequence is MSASKVTQESKLTVVSSRPVSYGKTHKLSALDHGMGFHTLHFIFYYKNKDKWFESFELDPLRESLSEVLSVYPTITGRLGNGDGNWEVRCNDAGVRVIKANVDTTLDEWLSTSSHFVYDEADLIAWDHMPLDYNTWSPFQIQINRFKEGGVAIGLSCSHMLADLTCASSFFKSWSQTYRHFPISHPPFCTPITTSSPLPNNIANSFSKPQTSIISSKNMATSTFKFSNSIIKHCLSKIQNTCPNATPFDFLTALFWTRVIHLKPSKSQSQSHSLSICRDFRKLIKPSLPIGFFGNALHFSELSLKVEDMENDELGNIAKQIHNHLKEITEEEILSSIEWFESQKESEGGKFLTPKCMYGSELTCVYMEEEKETESLLYDAMFSDNEKPAHVSCRVGNVGGEGLIMVMPSMERGFARTVIAMLPEEELEKLSNDQEILKLEPTIILAGCRLQH